One genomic window of Corynebacterium diphtheriae includes the following:
- a CDS encoding response regulator, which produces MKVFLVDDHSVFRAGVKAEISDAVDIVGEAGTVADAIAGINATDPDVVLLDVHMPDGGGVAVVRSILSQQGIGRNRRFLALSVSDAAEDVISVIRAGARGYVTKTISGAELVDAIRRVHDGDAVFSPRLAGFVLDAFARPDPVGAGVVNAPESDRAVEEGKPVADPIVDALTRRELEVLKLLARGYTYKEIAAELFISVKTVETHASNILRKTQQSNRHALSRWAQSHDLD; this is translated from the coding sequence ATGAAAGTATTCCTCGTCGATGACCACAGTGTTTTCCGGGCTGGTGTGAAAGCAGAAATTAGCGATGCCGTCGATATTGTTGGCGAGGCGGGAACCGTCGCCGACGCCATTGCCGGCATCAACGCCACAGACCCAGACGTGGTGCTTCTCGACGTCCACATGCCCGATGGTGGCGGCGTAGCTGTTGTACGCAGCATCCTTTCGCAGCAAGGTATCGGAAGGAATCGTCGATTCCTTGCACTAAGTGTTTCGGATGCCGCCGAGGACGTAATTTCGGTTATCCGTGCTGGCGCTCGGGGCTACGTGACCAAGACGATCTCGGGTGCAGAATTAGTCGATGCTATTCGCCGAGTCCATGATGGCGATGCAGTGTTTTCGCCACGACTCGCTGGATTTGTTTTGGATGCCTTCGCGCGCCCCGATCCGGTTGGTGCTGGTGTGGTCAATGCTCCAGAATCTGATCGCGCTGTTGAGGAAGGTAAACCGGTTGCGGATCCTATTGTGGATGCGTTGACGCGCCGGGAGCTGGAGGTTTTGAAGTTGTTGGCTCGTGGTTATACCTACAAAGAGATTGCGGCGGAGTTGTTCATTTCGGTGAAGACCGTCGAAACGCATGCGTCGAATATTTTGCGCAAGACACAGCAGTCGAATCGTCATGCGCTTTCTCGGTGGGCACAGTCGCACGATTTGGATTAG